The Triticum urartu cultivar G1812 unplaced genomic scaffold, Tu2.1 TuUngrouped_contig_6915, whole genome shotgun sequence genome has a window encoding:
- the LOC125531257 gene encoding U-box domain-containing protein 44-like isoform X1, producing MADVQDGHYDSSTDSLRVEPIYESFLCPLTKQIMRDPVTLESGATFEREAILKWFQESDSSGRSLVCPITRKELSSTEFNPSIALRNTIDEWMHRNEAAKLDVARKSLTSENSEHDTLQALEYVVEICQRSRSSRHVVRKLGLISLISELLKNSSTKVRQKSLESLCFVAKDDNDNKDEIAAGDNIRTIVKFLSHGHVQEKEQAASLLYELSQYKPLSEKIGSVPGAILILVGLSSSKIENLLTVDRADKTLVNLESCEKNVRQMAENGRLQPLLRLLLEGSADTQLSMAAYVGELVLTNEVKVFVAQTAGSALVNIMKSGNREAREAALKALNQISSYDVSAKILIEAGILPPLIADLFTVGSNQLPMRLKKVSATILANVVASGANFQSIPLDHNRQTLVSEEIVHNLLHLISNTGPATECKLLQVLVGLTSSSTTVQGIVDAIKSSGATVSLIQFIEAPQREVRMASIKLLNNISPCMGQELAEAFRGNFSQLSSLIRVIADNNGISEEQAPAAGLVADLPLQDSVLTRRLVEDGAFTTIISKVIMIRQGESRGGRFVNPFLEGLVRIVSRITFILEDDPDIIAVAREYNLTALFSDLLQMNGLDTVQIVSATALGNLSGQSKHLTKILPPPNGGLCFSIFPCLSQKSVETGVCRVHHGICSSRESFCLLEGKVVEKLVACLDHNNEKVVEASLTALSTLLDDGVDIDQGVMVLCDAEGVKPILDVLCENRTEALRQRAVWAVERILRTDEIAYEISGNQNVSTALVEAFRHGDFRTRQIAERALKHVDKLPNFSGIFSKIGAQ from the exons ATGGCAGACGTTCAAGATGGTCATTATGATTCGTCCACTGACAGCTTGCGCGTTGAGCCTATTTATGAATCATTTCTTTGTCCACTCACAAAACAAATTATGCGGGATCCTGTCACTTTAGAGAGTGGTGCTACATTTGAACGGGAAGCCATTTTGAAGTGGTTCCAGGAATCTGATAGCAGTGGAAGGAGCCTTGTCTGCCCTATTACTAGGAAGGAGCTCAGCAGCACTGAGTTTAATCCAAGCATTGCTCTGAGAAACACTATTGATGAATGGATGCATAGGAATGAGGCAGCTAAACTTGATGTAGCCCGTAAATCCTTAACTTCCGAGAATTCAGAACATGATACTTTGCAAGCACTTGAATATGTTGTGGAGATATGTCAGAGAAGTAGATCCAGCAGACATGTAGTGAGGAAGCTTGGCTTGATAAGCTTAATTTCCGAGCTATTGAAGAATAGCAGTACAAAAGTACGGCAAAAGTCATTGGAAAGTCTTTGCTTTGTAGCTAAAGATGACAATGATAACAAG GATGAGATTGCTGCCGGGGACAATATTCGCACAATAGTGAAGTTCTTATCTCATGGCCACGTCCAAGAGAAAGAACAGGCTGCATCTCTgttatatgaactttcacaatataAACCTCTTTCAGAAAAAATTGGGAGCGTTCCTGGGGCCATACTTATACTTGTTGGCTTGTCAAGTAGTAAAATAGAAAACCTGTTGACAGTTGATAGGGCTGATAAGACACTTGTGAATTTGGAGAGCTGTGAAAAAAATGTTAGACAGATGGCGGAAAACGGTAGACTGCAACCGCTTCTTaggcttcttcttgaag GTTCAGCTGATACACAATTATCTATGGCTGCTTATGTTGGGGAGCTTGTTTTAACCAACGAGGTGAAGGTCTTTGTGGCACAAACAGCAGGCTCCGCACTAGTCAATATCATGAAAAGTGGGAATAGGGAGGCTAGAGAAGCAGCTCTGAAGGCACTGAATCAAATTTCATCTTACGACGTCAGTGCGAAGATACTAATTGAAGCAGGTATTCTCCCACCTCTCATAGCAGACCTCTTTACAGTTGGCAGTAATCAGCTTCCAATGAGGTTGAAGAAGGTATCAGCAACAATTCTTGCAAATGTTGTGGCATCAGGTGCAAATTTTCAGTCCATTCCACTTGACCACAACAGGCAGACACTGGTATCTGAAGAAATTGTTCACAATCTGCTTCATCTCATCAGCAATACAGGACCTGCAACTGAGTGTAAGTTACTCCAGGTGCTTGTTGGTTTAACTAGTTCTTCTACAACTGTCCAAGGCATAGTTGATGCCATCAAAAGCTCAGGGGCTACTGTCAGTTTAATTCAGTTTATTGAAGCACCTCAAAGAGAGGTTCGCATGGCTTCCATCAAGCTCTTGAATAACATATCACCATGTATGGGTCAAGAACTGGCTGAAGCTTTTCGTGGAAATTTTAGTCAACTCAGCAGCTTGATTAGAGTCATTGCCGACAACAATGGTATTTCTGAAGAGCAAGCACCAGCTGCTGGTCTTGTAGCTGATCTTCCTCTGCAGGATTCGGTGCTAACCAGACGTCTTGTTGAAGATGGGGCTTTCACCACAATAATATCCAAAGTGATAATGATCAGACAAGGGGAGAGTCGTGGGGGGCGTTTCGTCAACCCTTTTCTTGAAGGTCTAGTTAGGATAGTCTCCCGGATCACATTTATCTTGGAGGATGATCCAGATATCATTGCTGTTGCTCGTGAATACAATCTCACTGCACTATTTAGTGATCTGCTTCAGATGAATGGTCTTGACACTGTCCAGATTGTCTCTGCCACCGCACTAGGAAATCTATCTGGCCAGTCAAAGCATCTAACGAAGATTCTGCCACCTCCCAACGGGGGATTGTGTTTTTCAATATTTCCATGCCTCAGTCAGAAGTCTGTAGAAACTGGTGTCTGTAGAGTTCATCATGGAATATGTTCGTCAAGGGAAAGCTTCTGTCTCTTGGAAGGGAAGGTGGTGGAGAAGTTGGTTGCTTGCTTGGATCACAACAATGAGAAAGTTGTTGAAGCCTCTCTAACAGCACTGTCCACATTATTAGACGATGGAGTGGACATTGATCAAGGTGTGATGGTCCTGTGCGACGCAGAGGGCGTCAAACCAATTCTTGATGTATTGTGTGAGAATCGGACTGAGGCGCTGAGGCAGAGAGCGGTGTGGGCAGTAGAAAGGATCCTTAGGACGGATGAAATAGCTTATGAGATCTCGGGAAACCAAAATGTCAGTACAGCCTTGGTTGAAGCTTTCAGGCATGGTGACTTTAGGACAAGGCAAATTGCAGAGCGAGCACTAAAGCATGTTGATAAGCTGCCCAATTTCTCTGGGATATTTTCGAAGATCGGAGCACAGTGA
- the LOC125531257 gene encoding U-box domain-containing protein 44-like isoform X2: MADVQDGHYDSSTDSLRVEPIYESFLCPLTKQIMRDPVTLESGATFEREAILKWFQESDSSGRSLVCPITRKELSSTEFNPSIALRNTIDEWMHRNEAAKLDVARKSLTSENSEHDTLQALEYVVEICQRSRSSRHVVRKLGLISLISELLKNSSTKVRQKSLESLCFVAKDDNDNKDEIAAGDNIRTIVKFLSHGHVQEKEQAASLLYELSQYKPLSEKIGSVPGAILILVGLSSSKIENLLTVDRADKTLVNLESCEKNVRQMAENGRLQPLLRLLLEGSADTQLSMAAYVGELVLTNEVKVFVAQTAGSALVNIMKSGNREAREAALKALNQISSYDVSAKILIEAGANFQSIPLDHNRQTLVSEEIVHNLLHLISNTGPATECKLLQVLVGLTSSSTTVQGIVDAIKSSGATVSLIQFIEAPQREVRMASIKLLNNISPCMGQELAEAFRGNFSQLSSLIRVIADNNGISEEQAPAAGLVADLPLQDSVLTRRLVEDGAFTTIISKVIMIRQGESRGGRFVNPFLEGLVRIVSRITFILEDDPDIIAVAREYNLTALFSDLLQMNGLDTVQIVSATALGNLSGQSKHLTKILPPPNGGLCFSIFPCLSQKSVETGVCRVHHGICSSRESFCLLEGKVVEKLVACLDHNNEKVVEASLTALSTLLDDGVDIDQGVMVLCDAEGVKPILDVLCENRTEALRQRAVWAVERILRTDEIAYEISGNQNVSTALVEAFRHGDFRTRQIAERALKHVDKLPNFSGIFSKIGAQ; this comes from the exons ATGGCAGACGTTCAAGATGGTCATTATGATTCGTCCACTGACAGCTTGCGCGTTGAGCCTATTTATGAATCATTTCTTTGTCCACTCACAAAACAAATTATGCGGGATCCTGTCACTTTAGAGAGTGGTGCTACATTTGAACGGGAAGCCATTTTGAAGTGGTTCCAGGAATCTGATAGCAGTGGAAGGAGCCTTGTCTGCCCTATTACTAGGAAGGAGCTCAGCAGCACTGAGTTTAATCCAAGCATTGCTCTGAGAAACACTATTGATGAATGGATGCATAGGAATGAGGCAGCTAAACTTGATGTAGCCCGTAAATCCTTAACTTCCGAGAATTCAGAACATGATACTTTGCAAGCACTTGAATATGTTGTGGAGATATGTCAGAGAAGTAGATCCAGCAGACATGTAGTGAGGAAGCTTGGCTTGATAAGCTTAATTTCCGAGCTATTGAAGAATAGCAGTACAAAAGTACGGCAAAAGTCATTGGAAAGTCTTTGCTTTGTAGCTAAAGATGACAATGATAACAAG GATGAGATTGCTGCCGGGGACAATATTCGCACAATAGTGAAGTTCTTATCTCATGGCCACGTCCAAGAGAAAGAACAGGCTGCATCTCTgttatatgaactttcacaatataAACCTCTTTCAGAAAAAATTGGGAGCGTTCCTGGGGCCATACTTATACTTGTTGGCTTGTCAAGTAGTAAAATAGAAAACCTGTTGACAGTTGATAGGGCTGATAAGACACTTGTGAATTTGGAGAGCTGTGAAAAAAATGTTAGACAGATGGCGGAAAACGGTAGACTGCAACCGCTTCTTaggcttcttcttgaag GTTCAGCTGATACACAATTATCTATGGCTGCTTATGTTGGGGAGCTTGTTTTAACCAACGAGGTGAAGGTCTTTGTGGCACAAACAGCAGGCTCCGCACTAGTCAATATCATGAAAAGTGGGAATAGGGAGGCTAGAGAAGCAGCTCTGAAGGCACTGAATCAAATTTCATCTTACGACGTCAGTGCGAAGATACTAATTGAAGCAG GTGCAAATTTTCAGTCCATTCCACTTGACCACAACAGGCAGACACTGGTATCTGAAGAAATTGTTCACAATCTGCTTCATCTCATCAGCAATACAGGACCTGCAACTGAGTGTAAGTTACTCCAGGTGCTTGTTGGTTTAACTAGTTCTTCTACAACTGTCCAAGGCATAGTTGATGCCATCAAAAGCTCAGGGGCTACTGTCAGTTTAATTCAGTTTATTGAAGCACCTCAAAGAGAGGTTCGCATGGCTTCCATCAAGCTCTTGAATAACATATCACCATGTATGGGTCAAGAACTGGCTGAAGCTTTTCGTGGAAATTTTAGTCAACTCAGCAGCTTGATTAGAGTCATTGCCGACAACAATGGTATTTCTGAAGAGCAAGCACCAGCTGCTGGTCTTGTAGCTGATCTTCCTCTGCAGGATTCGGTGCTAACCAGACGTCTTGTTGAAGATGGGGCTTTCACCACAATAATATCCAAAGTGATAATGATCAGACAAGGGGAGAGTCGTGGGGGGCGTTTCGTCAACCCTTTTCTTGAAGGTCTAGTTAGGATAGTCTCCCGGATCACATTTATCTTGGAGGATGATCCAGATATCATTGCTGTTGCTCGTGAATACAATCTCACTGCACTATTTAGTGATCTGCTTCAGATGAATGGTCTTGACACTGTCCAGATTGTCTCTGCCACCGCACTAGGAAATCTATCTGGCCAGTCAAAGCATCTAACGAAGATTCTGCCACCTCCCAACGGGGGATTGTGTTTTTCAATATTTCCATGCCTCAGTCAGAAGTCTGTAGAAACTGGTGTCTGTAGAGTTCATCATGGAATATGTTCGTCAAGGGAAAGCTTCTGTCTCTTGGAAGGGAAGGTGGTGGAGAAGTTGGTTGCTTGCTTGGATCACAACAATGAGAAAGTTGTTGAAGCCTCTCTAACAGCACTGTCCACATTATTAGACGATGGAGTGGACATTGATCAAGGTGTGATGGTCCTGTGCGACGCAGAGGGCGTCAAACCAATTCTTGATGTATTGTGTGAGAATCGGACTGAGGCGCTGAGGCAGAGAGCGGTGTGGGCAGTAGAAAGGATCCTTAGGACGGATGAAATAGCTTATGAGATCTCGGGAAACCAAAATGTCAGTACAGCCTTGGTTGAAGCTTTCAGGCATGGTGACTTTAGGACAAGGCAAATTGCAGAGCGAGCACTAAAGCATGTTGATAAGCTGCCCAATTTCTCTGGGATATTTTCGAAGATCGGAGCACAGTGA